In Zingiber officinale cultivar Zhangliang chromosome 3B, Zo_v1.1, whole genome shotgun sequence, a single window of DNA contains:
- the LOC121967232 gene encoding uncharacterized protein LOC121967232, with protein sequence MASSVSESALADGPVMTMMNKRLRALRKKHNRILQMEESIAQGKPLNKEQEEVLRSKPTILTLIDEYEKLQGPLAAAVQEELDRASSDTAPAVSPPPPLSTPQEETPIPADDKEEPDRAVIDILTLAYFGCLFDVKPQSEFAAMMLTRTHERGCCLTYDYVTDDATDLLGEQDLDAISTLGSFLTSRPVYSVVSHKDALHACLQHAKLWLMNADQPIQPGASLTYSGLREKLNKILASDYFTTTPEMKAPGDVAAAVGKYGASCQVHISEATTVASSVGQSKDVQIRVVPEEDEQQEFQPNEVYLDHELGLADEQLIIDEIDTVSFPAVAVSNQEQEKPEIVSENLNARDVEQKEHQYHSRRPYHNNRGGVRGGIGGPGGRRGYRGGRGGIDSYQNGWSQYYDSNYYPRNYYSAKGRGGRSGGSANYTNHGSHAPSNLELDTSA encoded by the exons ATGGCGTCTTCGGTGTCGGAGTCGGCGTTGGCTGATGGGCCTGTGATGACCATGATGAACAAGCGTCTCCGAGCCCTGCGCAAGAAGCACAACCGCATCTTACAGATGGAGGAGAGCATCGCACAAGGGAAGCCGCTCAACAAGGAGCAGGAAGAGGTTCTCCGCTCCAAGCCCACAATCCTCACTCTCATCGACGAGTACGAGAAGCTTCAGGGTCCTCTCGCCGCAGCAGTCCAGGAGGAGCTCGACCGCGCCTCTTCCGACACCGCCCCTGCCgtatctcctcctcctcctctctctacCCCTCAAGAAGAAACCCCTATCCCTGCTGATGACAAGGAAGAGCCGGATCGGGCCGTGATTGACATTTTGACCTTGGCCTATTTCGGGTGCCTGTTCGATGTCAAGCCGCAGAGCGAGTTTGCGGCGATGATGTTGACCAGGACTCACGAGCGTGGCTGCTGCTTGACCTACGACTACGTGACGGACGATGCCACCGACCTCCTTGGCGAGCAGGATCTCGATGCGATATCGACGCTTGGCTCCTTTCTAACTTCGCGGCCGGTCTATTCAGTTGTCTCGCATAAGGACGCTCTCCACGCCTGCCTTCAGCACGCAAAGCTCTGGCTTATGAACGCTGATCAGCCTATCCAGCCTGGGGCATCGCTCACCT ATTCTGGATTGAGAGAAAAGTTGAACAAGATTTTGGCTTCGGACTACTTCACCACTACGCCAGAAATGAAGGCCCCTGGTGATGTGGCAGCTGCTGTGGGGAAGTATGGTGCTTCTTGTCAGGTTCATATTAGTGAGGCAACGACAGTGGCCTCATCAGTAGGACAATCTAAAGATGTCCAAATTCGAGTTGTGCCTGAG GAGGATGAACAGCAAGAATTTCAACCAAATGAAGTTTACCTGGATCATGAACTTGGCCTTGCTGATGAACAACTAATCATT GATGAAATAGACACCGTCAGCTTTCCAGCAGTTGCTGTATCCAACCAAGAGCAAGAAAAACCAGAAATAGTTTCAGAAAACCTAAATGCTAGGGATGTGGAGCAGAAAGAACACCAATATCATTCGCGTAGGCCTTACCACAATAATCGAGGTGGAGTTCGTGGTGGTATTGGTGGTCCTGGAGGCAGGAGAGGTTATCGTGGTGGCCGAGGTGGTATTGACAGCTACCAGAATGGCTGGAGTCAGTACTATGACTCCAACTACTACCCTAGAAACTATTATAGTGCTAAGGGAAGAGGGGGTCGATCTGGTGGTTCAGCTAATTATACTAATCACGGAAGTCATGCCCCTTCCAATCTTGAGCTGGATACTAGTGCCTAG